The DNA sequence AAATCATGTCTACGAGGCTTAGAGaggttttttttgctcttttctctttcaggttATTACATATAACTgcatctgtttttgtctttcagctcatcTATGTTAATCAGTCTTTTGCTCCATCACCGGATCAAGACGTAGGAGTTCTCTTTGACGTGAGTGCATATAAACAAGTTTattcttttttgtatttattgctgattttcatcagtaaaagaagCTGATGTAATGTATTTTAGCAATGATTGTTTTAAGCAGGAAAAACAGAGGGTGTACACTACCCAAATGTGTCTTTTTGATATTCATTATATACTCAAAAGTGTCACACAAACTTGAAGCATGTTCACAAATGATATGGCAACATAGTCACACACGTGTATACACAAaatactcatttaaaaaaaaaagaaaaagatttgcTGCAGTACTGATCAAAATGATTCTATATATTTAAGCCTTTTTTAAATCTTGCTGCAAATGTagtgaaaagtaaaaagtgaTGTGCACAGCTCCAAATCCTGAACAAAGTATTGCACAGCCAGTGCAAggatcaaaacaaacaaaacactggcaCTCACAgatcaatgtttttttatttattctggacaaaaacaaacatgtattcACTAAAAGCTATCATAAGCATGTCTTGGGCATTCAGTTTTATATATTCATTACCTTTCAGCTTGTGACACTAGTCATTGTTTTTTACTGATTATTGTGGTCACTGCTCTGTCATTAGTAGAGGCCGTATCTGGGCGGTTCATTCACAGATGTTTGTATTATACAATCAATCAATGGGTGACTGAACCTCACCTGTTTTTATATAGTGTGTGGCAAATGTACCGTGCCCTCTCAGATATTACGCATATGACATTTTCAAGATTATTAACACTTGTTAGCCTTGACAGTCCATTTATCTGGGATTCTTTTTTGCCTTAAAATATGTATCACTCAGCGAGTCATAATATGACCTCCTCCCCCTTTATTATAggagatatactgtatatatgctTACGTTCTAATAAATGAACTTTGGTCTTTTTAGGGTTTGGCCAGGAAGTTTACTAGCCTTTTAATGACAGATTAAATTAGTACCACGAGTAACAGGCAGACCTATGGGTCCAGCCCATATCAGTAGATGGGTCATATGGAGCAGTGACCAGCAGAGGGGGCAGTAAGAGGGATGTTCCACATGTGTCAGGGTCCTTGGCCACTGATTTAATGTCTTGATAAGTGACAGCAAAGACCTCAAAGTTCAGAATTTAGAGGACAGTTGAAGGTCCCACAGCTCTCGTGCCTTGACAGACTAATATCtaaccaaaatgtattttttgtctttctttcagtGTTTTGGCAGTGATGGCAAGCTGGTTCTACATTACTGTAAATCTCAAGCCTGGGGTTAATTTCTTACTACATCTCAATTGTGGATCTCCTTGTCTTAAATCCAACCTCCGAGTTTGCAcataatgttgtttttgcttctttgtctttgttttctcaAAGTTTTTTATGTACATAAacattgtaaataaatgatCGTGACTATATAAagatctgttgttgttgttgttgttgttgttgttgttgttagttttgttttgtttgttttttccaggCAGCACATTTGGCAcccaaaaataaacatttaacttAGTGGGCACAGGATTTGGCTTTGCACAGCTCTAGTGCtgattaagagaaaaaaaactggaaaagcCCATTCATGGGAATAAGTTGGTTAAGACTTTCATCCCATCTCTTAGCTTTACAATTAAATATCGAGTAAATATCAAGTATAAGCCAAAGTTGTGATGCAGAAGAAGTTTAGCTGGTGATGAaggtgtgtgaatgttgggAAGGAATGGCCACTGAAAACAGATGTAGGAAGAGAGGGGGCACTACAGTAACAGATGGACTTAGAGGGATTACATGATTCAGGGTGGGTTTTGTGACATAAATTCccaagaaagacagaaaagagagtCGAGTGGCAAGGAGGCAGACACTCAGTTGCTCTAACAGTCTTGCATCTCCATCCGACTATTGGCCAGGAGGATTAGAGGTGGGAGTTTAACTGGAGAGGTAAGGGTCACTGATGCTCATCCTGGAGGAGGAAAATTGGTGATAGATCCAGAGGAAAAAGATGAAGAGGTGGGTGACACGGAGAATCCGTTGAAAATGGAGCAACTAAAATCAAGTTCTTAAGGAGCTTATTGATTAAAGGCTCTTGAACAAGGCAGAGAGGACCAAGGATTGTAGGGTTAGGGGACTACAAGAAGGGACAACTGGTATTTGTTTTACGATACTTCAGCTTTGTTTTGACCTGAAGTACGACAAGGGACAAGGGACAAGGGACAAGAAAAGACCATTGGTAGGTAATTAACAGTGATTACTCTCCAATAATTGTGATATATAACGTTGCTTATTATTTAAGACTTGATGTATTACATATGTTGCAAGTGACTAAAGTTTCTAGTGTGTCTAGTTTCTaatcagcttctcaaatatttgTAAAgacaaaaccctaaccctgtccaTGCACTTGGAAACCAATCTTGTGTTTATTACAGAGCTGTCTTTATGTTGAAGATTTAATTTTTAGTTTGTATGTTATTATCaagcatgatgatgatgatgctagcAAAATCTTTACTGGGTTATGCGGCATCCAGCTATTTAATATGCTGTTGCCAACTTTTATTGATCATACTTCTGCACGTGTAAAATATGAACACTGATTGCAAAATCCAGACTGACGAGTAATTTATACAATGCTATGTAAAGATCACAGATTCTCATATTAATGCAGATTGTAGGGTAATCTTATCATTGCCACAATTGTGACATTCAGATATTCTCTCAGATtttatatatttccatttttcatggtcaaccttATTAAGATAACAGAAACCTTCCTGTGGGTTTTTCTTGAGTAGATCAGTTATTGATAGGTTATTATTATAACCTGTGTTCTGTCTATTTCAGGGGCTGTGGGCTGACAGGGAGACATAACATGACCTAGAGGGCCAGCAGAGATGGTCAGAGAGCAtttcacactaaaacacaccTAACACAATCAGATTAAGGATTAACTGGGATTACTAGCAAAAATTTCATTTGTATCTGTGGTTTACCCATAATTTCATCAAAAACGTAATCTCTTGTTTTGACCCCCTCTGTCTTGTCTTGTACATAGTGTCCAGCAGTAGTGTTCATAATAAGTGGCAGGCTAGAGTGTCTAAATCAGGAAGCAGGAGGATATTAATCTGAatcacagaaaagaaaacataactCCTTATCAAAACAGCTGGACGACAGGAAGATTTACATGACCTCAGCTAGTACAATGACTCTTAACTGACCCCAGGAGCATTCAACAAAGTTAGATGTCACCATATGGACACGTCGGCTGAAGCCTTCATGTGCTCCACTCAGCCATTTCATTTTACTATCTCACCAGGTGATTATTTGTCTTTGAAAATGTCCTGTAAATCCATTTCATGTATACAGTATTCAGTGATAAATTATATTatctttaaatgactgtgtgctTTTTTTAGTACGGCCATACTGTTCTAATTCTGCCAGGAGCATCTGCTAGTGTAAAGCTAGGAAGGTTTGAGGTCAGAGGATGTATGGCCACATCCGTTACCCCAGGGATCAATAGCAGGATATCAAACTAAATCTGCTTGTGTAGCATACTGTTATGTCCTTGCATCCCACTGTTCTCTCCTAGTGTGAACTTTCTTCCATCTAAATCCCTTTCTTGTTCATTTTTTCatcccatctgtcctttcccACGTGTATCATCTTCAGGGCATCTTATCCTGCCACGCTCTCCTCTCATTCTGTttatcttcctttcttttaaTCAAGCTGACATTACAGTATTGCTTTGTCATCTTATGATTGTACTGTTACATCacatttatctttgttttccatttaaacCTGGCAGCTCATCACCTCTTAAAACCAGCCCAAAGCATCTGTCCTACCCACCCAGCTCCATCTGGGACTTTTGTCAAACCCACTGTCCCGTGTTGTCTTATCTCTAAGTGCAGTGTTCCCCTTCCGCCCCCTCTTTGCCTCactttctcccctctctctaacCTCCCCTGCCTCCTCTTTCCCCTGTGTGGCCATGCTGGAGCGTTTATCACGTCGCTCTCGCTCCCTACTCTCCCTGACCTTGACCACTCTGGCTCTGGCCCTCTCCATCCTGGCTCTCTGCACCTCCTACTGGTGTGAGGGCACTCACAAGGTGGTCAAGCCCCTCTGCCTGTCTCCTGTCAAAATGAAGAACTGTGGTCAGAACAACAGCGAGCCTTACACCACAGGTACCGAGAATTCACAATGTCTTTCACCTTTCCATATCAAAAGATGTTTTGTGCTTCTGTTCTGTGCATCCTGAtgctttttatgcttttttattttttatttttttactgtaattggCCTCTgcataaatgtacatttgacTGTCCACTTTTTTGAAGTACATCTTATATAGACATATCTTCAAACTGCTCTTTGTCTTTTTGATAGTGTGTCATTATTAATCTTAAAGTAAGAAAGATGTGTGGATAGAATACTGATCATTATTCACAGATTATTGCATCCCATAAACAGCTATACTGTTTTTGGGCTAAACTCTACCATCACAAGAGTTTTCCACATGTGCAAGTGTGCTAATAACAGCAGTCATGTGAATAGGAGCATCTCAGAAGATTTAGCTTCAAGTTGGTCTAGAGAAAAAGAAGACCAGGTTCCCATCCTGACAGCTAATAACGTGTGTGCATGACTCTAAAGTGAACACATGAACAGAAACTGCAGTACAGCTAGATTCCTGATGAGTGGAAAAATGTTGTCTGGTGACTGGTTTTTGTAGCAACACGTTAAAGGGCATGTCACAATTTGTTATGAACAGCAGCAGTTCACCTTGATGTCAATGGTTATGTGATGTTTTCTTAGCATTTGGCTCTTACAACAATCAGACTTCAGTGTCACACATCATAGCCACTGGTAATCTTTTCCCAGGCGATACAGTACATTGCATACTTTAAGATGCCTTGAGAAATAGGAGAAAAGTTTTTCCAATAACAGATCTCAACTCCAGACAGCACCATGTGAATGAAATAGTAATAATGCCATGATTTGACAAATGAGCACTGACTCACAGCCTTCATTAAAGGACTCCAAGTGGATGGAGTTTATTCAGTGAGCAGTCACACTCAGTTTCGGTGATACTTTATCATGTtaccaacatatttaacatacacGGATTACCGAATGGGGTCTCTTAGGACCCCGAGAGTAAACTACTTTAAGAAACAACCATCATAGCAAAACATATTTcttctcaaaacattattagttatgtgacaaaaaaacagatttctttattctggaaagttacagttaatttgcattttgtgtaaaattaataaatataaaaatggctGTTTTATTCCAAGAACAATCTTTCCACAAAGCCTTCAAAATGACTGACAAAGTGCCCATTCCATCTATTAAAACTGTGGAAATGGGTGCTTTTTATTGGAGTCCCCCAATACATTGGTATTTAAAAAGCATTgagtaaaacagaaacagtaacAATGATGTGATGTCATTATGAGCAAATTGACAAAGTTATGAAAAATTATAATGATAGAACAAAGCACCTGTGAGATATGACCAAAAGTATACCCCTGTGGTCCGTTCCACAGTCGGAAGGGTCAATTAATCCTCTAGGAATTCAAGCTGGTCTTTAGATAAACAGAGGTTgttgtgtgtatacagtacattgtTTGCACTTTACAACTTGTTATGTGTGTACAGCCAGTTGGTCACAGTGTCTATCTTCTCATAAGTCTTCCTTAAGCAGCTCTCTGATATTGACTTTACCAAAAAATTCTGCCTTGACTTTTGAACTTGATTACATAATTGTTGaaattctttatctttgcactctGTCACTACATAACAACCAATATCTAGAACTAATCCAGCTGGATCTCCCCCTGTTAGAAACTCAATGTTCCtggttttaatctttttttgcCCACCTTAGTCCGACCACAAATTTAATTGTGGCTTAGATTTAATCTGTGGGGTGTGAGGGTAGTTCCCAAAGAGAGGTTTTACAATGCCTGCTCCctgtgctttatttttttgacaGACATGCATAATCCACACTGAGATTAACAGTTCTTACTGCATAAAGGAATCAACTTTGATTGCTATGTACTTTGTGTCCTACAAAAAGAAGATCCACCTTTACCCACAGTACAGTGGTGGATTTAACTCTCCCTTATGCTTCTGAACCTGATTTGCAAACACAACACTATGCTGCATGTGACTGTCAAACACTGAGGCATGTTACTTTGGATGGATAGTGTGATTTGCATATTTTCAATTGTTTCGTGCCTGTTTCATTAGAAAGCACATACTCACCTCCATGCATTCCCCATCAACACCCACCCACATGCAAGTAGACTGACCTTTTGgtgctttatatttttatattttttcttttctgtcaacAAATTAGGGAGCAGTACGTGCATATATGGTATGCCagtctgtttgtgtgagtgtgtttcctcAGAGTGGATCTGTTGTTTGTGCTGGTATTTCACAGGAAGAGGGTTCTGTGTTTACTTGATGTTTGCAAGATTTTGCACCCATTCATGCGGGTTTCCTTCCACTTTCTACATAAATGTCTGACTAGGTTCAGAGAATAAAGATTCCACATAGATATGAGTgtttgtatgaatgtgtttgttttttgtgagcTGTGAAGACAGAGATGATGACTGGCACTCTGCTCAGTGAGAAGGTACAAAAAGGAACATAAAAATGCTTCTTCTCAGTGTCATGTCCTTGTGCTGTCCCACAGAGAGTCCCACTCAAAACCCCTTCAACCGCACACTGTCTCCAGCCAGGAGGGACGAGCTGGCCAAGATCAGACAGAGGCAGCTGGCCAATGCGGTTCACTACATCTGGGAGACGGGGGAAGACAAGTTTGCTTTCAGATACTTCCACACCGGCTTCTGGGAAAGCTGTGAGAAACACAGCGATGGTGAGACAGCAAAGCGCATAAGCTTTAAGTCATAAattaaatcacttattctcacCTGGTCACAGTATTGGGTCAAGTCTTATGGTTCTCATTTCAGTTTTAGCTCTTCAACTCAAAGAataatgattttgttttgttcatatCTGTGAATTATGTTGGCAGGGGAGAAATGCCGAAGCTTTATTGAATTAACTCCTGGGGAAACACAAGGTGAGCCTTGTATCAACGAACCTTCCTGTGctgaaaaacattaaatgattattttggcccaatattaatattttattctatgtgtttgtgcacattGCAGGTGTGCTCTGGCTGTCAGTAATTTCAGAGTTTACATACATCGGCCTGCTGGGGATGGGCTTCTTACTCATGTGGCTGGAAGTCCTGTGCTCACATAAAGAGATGCACTCACTAAAAATCAATGCCTATGCAGCCATCTGTACTGTGCTATCAGGTGAGGCCTTTCAGTTTGACATTAtgttgtgtctttctctctttataaCCACTCCTCTCTATATGGCCAGTAATCCTAGTTCTGTTCCTGTATCTTCAATTTTCTTGGTCAACTGCTTTTCCTGGACTtaactgtctgtttttgttggtttgatCTCCCATGTAGGTCTTCTTGGGATGGTGGCCCATATGATGTACACCACTGTATTTCAGATGACAGTCATTGTGGGCCCCAAAGACTGGAGGCCTCAGTCCTGGGACTATGGCTGGTCATTTGCGTAGGTGGCTGCCCATCAGAAAATCCTACAAGCTTATATTGTTCAAGCATCAGCCTGAAATACTTACTTTACAAACTATTATTTAATGCCTCTCATCTCTTCTAGTCTTGCCTG is a window from the Scomber japonicus isolate fScoJap1 chromosome 10, fScoJap1.pri, whole genome shotgun sequence genome containing:
- the si:ch211-149k23.9 gene encoding germ cell-specific gene 1-like protein, with translation MLERLSRRSRSLLSLTLTTLALALSILALCTSYWCEGTHKVVKPLCLSPVKMKNCGQNNSEPYTTESPTQNPFNRTLSPARRDELAKIRQRQLANAVHYIWETGEDKFAFRYFHTGFWESCEKHSDGEKCRSFIELTPGETQGVLWLSVISEFTYIGLLGMGFLLMWLEVLCSHKEMHSLKINAYAAICTVLSGLLGMVAHMMYTTVFQMTVIVGPKDWRPQSWDYGWSFALAWVSFSCCMGAAVVTLNSYTKTIIELRRKQRLRLEEARAATHAPSYDEVVPGGGLYSVSGLLQCPDGMIDVAWAPNGSVVGVGNGDVPTLVLVGGCGPEGCEDCEREMDEMEDAMDRVDSPC